A stretch of Streptomyces vietnamensis DNA encodes these proteins:
- a CDS encoding LacI family DNA-binding transcriptional regulator, translating to MGGVTIPLPRGAGNGAPRLADIAAQSGVSEATVSRVLNGKAGVAGATRHKVLAALDVLGYERPVRLKRRSAGLVGLVVPELTNPIFPAFAQVVEQVLAGHGYTPVLCTQMPGGATEDELVEQLVERGVAGIVFLSGLHADATADPARYARLSDRGVPYVLINGYNEHIDANFVSPDDRAAARMAVRHLVELGHERIGLAIGPTRYVPSRRKAEGFTAELYELLGVDRTEAERFIRPTLFGVEGGHAAAEILLREGCTGIVCGSDLMALGVIRAVRARGLDVPGDVSVVGFDDSPLIAFTSPPLSTVRQPVQAMATAAVGALLEEIEGNPVQRTEFVFQPELVVRGSTAQPPGRLPQVLS from the coding sequence GTGGGCGGTGTGACGATCCCCCTGCCGCGGGGCGCCGGGAACGGCGCCCCGCGGCTCGCGGACATCGCGGCCCAGTCCGGGGTCAGCGAGGCCACCGTCAGCCGCGTCCTCAACGGCAAGGCGGGGGTGGCCGGCGCGACCCGGCACAAGGTGCTCGCGGCCCTCGACGTGCTCGGCTACGAGCGTCCCGTACGGCTCAAACGCCGCAGCGCGGGCCTCGTCGGGCTCGTCGTGCCCGAGCTGACCAACCCGATCTTCCCGGCCTTCGCGCAGGTCGTCGAACAGGTCCTCGCCGGGCACGGCTACACCCCGGTGCTCTGCACCCAGATGCCCGGCGGCGCCACCGAGGACGAGCTCGTCGAACAGCTCGTGGAGCGCGGGGTGGCCGGCATCGTCTTCCTCTCCGGGCTGCACGCCGACGCCACCGCCGACCCCGCCCGCTACGCCAGGCTGTCGGACCGGGGCGTCCCGTACGTCCTCATCAACGGCTACAACGAGCACATCGACGCCAACTTCGTCTCCCCGGACGACCGGGCCGCGGCCCGGATGGCCGTCCGGCACCTGGTCGAGCTGGGCCACGAGCGGATCGGCCTCGCCATCGGCCCCACCCGCTACGTGCCCTCGCGCCGCAAGGCCGAGGGCTTCACCGCCGAGCTGTACGAGCTCCTCGGCGTCGACCGCACCGAGGCCGAACGGTTCATCAGGCCCACGCTCTTCGGCGTCGAGGGCGGGCACGCGGCCGCCGAGATCCTGCTCCGCGAGGGCTGCACGGGCATCGTCTGCGGCTCCGACCTGATGGCGCTCGGCGTCATCCGGGCCGTCCGCGCCCGCGGCCTCGACGTGCCCGGCGACGTCTCCGTCGTCGGCTTCGACGACTCCCCGCTCATCGCCTTCACCAGCCCCCCGCTCTCCACCGTGCGCCAGCCCGTGCAGGCCATGGCGACGGCGGCCGTCGGCGCGCTCCTGGAGGAGATCGAGGGGAACCCGGTGCAGCGCACGGAGTTCGTCTTCCAGCCGGAGCTGGTCGTGCGCGGTTCCACCGCACAGCCGCCCGGCCGGCTCCCGCAAGTCCTTTCGTAA
- a CDS encoding sugar ABC transporter permease, translating to MVTTTTPTPQALNTPVRGRRSPLASVGLHVTLIVASVIAVFPVLWVLLTSLKPAKFATTTDFFKETTFENYTNLLNDTPFLTWFGNSLLVAGLTTVVGVFISATTGYAVSRFRFPGKRGLMWTLLVTQMFPVAVLIVPIYNIMASMGLLNQPAGLVITYLTIAVPFCAWMMKGFFDTIPREIDESGYVDGLTPFGTFWRLILPLAKPGIAVTAFYSFITAWGEVAYASAFMVGDENLTLAGGLQKFVNQYGAQWGPMSAASVLIAVPAALVFLFAQRHLVTGMSAGAVKG from the coding sequence CTGGTGACCACCACGACCCCCACCCCCCAGGCCCTGAACACCCCGGTCCGGGGGCGTCGCTCCCCGCTCGCCTCGGTCGGCCTGCACGTCACGCTGATCGTGGCGTCCGTGATCGCCGTCTTCCCGGTCCTGTGGGTGCTGCTGACCTCGCTGAAGCCCGCGAAGTTCGCCACCACCACGGACTTCTTCAAAGAGACGACGTTCGAGAACTACACGAACCTGCTGAACGACACCCCGTTCCTCACCTGGTTCGGCAACTCGCTGCTCGTCGCGGGACTCACCACCGTCGTCGGCGTGTTCATCTCCGCCACCACGGGCTACGCCGTCAGCCGCTTCCGGTTCCCCGGCAAGCGCGGCCTGATGTGGACGCTGCTCGTCACCCAGATGTTCCCGGTCGCCGTCCTGATCGTGCCGATCTACAACATCATGGCGTCGATGGGCCTGCTCAACCAGCCGGCCGGCCTGGTCATCACGTACCTGACCATCGCCGTCCCGTTCTGCGCCTGGATGATGAAGGGCTTCTTCGACACCATCCCGCGCGAGATCGACGAGTCCGGCTACGTCGACGGCCTCACCCCCTTCGGCACCTTCTGGCGGCTCATCCTGCCGCTCGCCAAGCCGGGCATCGCCGTCACCGCCTTCTACTCCTTCATCACCGCCTGGGGCGAGGTCGCCTACGCCTCCGCCTTCATGGTCGGCGACGAGAACCTCACGCTCGCCGGCGGACTCCAGAAGTTCGTCAACCAGTACGGCGCCCAGTGGGGCCCGATGTCCGCGGCCTCCGTGCTCATCGCCGTCCCCGCCGCCCTGGTGTTCCTCTTCGCCCAGCGCCACCTCGTCACCGGCATGTCGGCCGGCGCCGTCAAGGGCTGA
- a CDS encoding carbohydrate ABC transporter permease, with protein sequence MAVDTTGQSVAKAAGDHVARGRSRGTGKSRGAAKRSLSTHWYAWAMVAPVTVVIAVIIGYPLVRGIYLSLTDANERNVARSIGVNQIPATYEFVGLDNYTDALTGSQFLGTLGWTIVWTVSCVALTFALGLGLANILNRRIAGRSAYRLLLILPWAVPGFVSVFAWRFLYNQDNGLLNKVLAGGGIDAVPWLNDPTWAKLSVIATNVWLGVPFMMVALLGGLQSIPGELYEAAEMDGANPWQRFRHITMPGLRSVSTTVILLSTIWTFNMFPVIFLLTRGGPGEATQILVTQAYKFSFEVSPRDFAQSSTWGVLILVLLMVFAAFYQRVLRKQGEVW encoded by the coding sequence ATGGCCGTGGACACCACCGGCCAGTCGGTGGCGAAGGCCGCGGGCGACCACGTCGCCCGCGGCCGGAGCCGCGGAACTGGCAAGTCGCGGGGCGCGGCGAAGCGCTCCCTCTCCACCCACTGGTACGCCTGGGCGATGGTCGCCCCGGTGACCGTGGTGATCGCCGTGATCATCGGCTACCCGCTGGTCCGCGGCATCTACCTGTCGCTGACCGACGCCAACGAGCGGAACGTCGCGCGGTCGATCGGTGTCAACCAGATCCCGGCCACCTACGAGTTCGTCGGTCTGGACAACTACACCGACGCGCTCACCGGCAGCCAGTTCCTCGGGACCCTCGGCTGGACGATCGTCTGGACCGTGTCCTGCGTGGCCCTGACCTTCGCCCTCGGCCTCGGCCTCGCCAACATCCTGAACCGCAGGATCGCCGGCCGCTCCGCCTACCGGCTGCTGCTGATCCTGCCCTGGGCCGTGCCCGGCTTCGTCTCCGTCTTCGCCTGGCGCTTCCTCTACAACCAGGACAACGGCCTGCTCAACAAGGTCCTCGCGGGCGGCGGCATCGACGCCGTCCCGTGGCTCAACGACCCCACCTGGGCCAAGCTCTCGGTCATCGCGACCAACGTCTGGCTCGGCGTGCCGTTCATGATGGTCGCCCTCCTCGGCGGACTCCAGTCCATCCCCGGCGAGCTGTACGAGGCCGCCGAGATGGACGGCGCCAACCCCTGGCAGCGCTTCCGGCACATCACCATGCCGGGGCTGCGGTCCGTCAGCACCACCGTGATCCTGCTGAGCACCATCTGGACCTTCAACATGTTCCCGGTGATCTTCCTGCTCACCCGGGGCGGGCCCGGCGAGGCCACCCAGATCCTCGTCACCCAGGCCTACAAGTTCTCCTTCGAGGTCAGCCCGCGCGACTTCGCCCAGTCGTCCACGTGGGGCGTGCTCATCCTGGTCCTCCTGATGGTCTTCGCCGCGTTCTACCAGCGCGTCCTCCGCAAGCAGGGAGAAGTCTGGTGA
- a CDS encoding phosphatase PAP2 family protein, protein MGETTVKSLDSRTTPSSPIVADEGRFARLRAHTPRRPTIWFEIVLIAVSYWVYSLTRNAVPEQKAEALRNADWIWKTEQSLGLAFEHAVNHAVNSVTWLIVSMNYYYATLHFIVTIGVLVWLYRWHPGRYAAFRTVLFATTAVALVGYYLYPLAPPRLMDGQNFVDTVLVHHTWGSMASGNLKHVSNQYAAMPSMHIGWSLWCGVTIFLLARAPWAKILGLLYPAATLVVIVSTANHFWMDAVGGMLCLSFGFAVSYFWYGSRPHRLPKLVEPAASTPQRSGPPPADAGTDREKETAEEPVGSGK, encoded by the coding sequence ATGGGTGAAACGACCGTGAAGAGCTTGGACAGCCGGACGACCCCGTCGTCACCCATCGTGGCCGACGAGGGCCGGTTCGCGCGGCTGCGCGCGCACACGCCCCGGCGCCCGACGATCTGGTTCGAGATCGTGCTCATCGCGGTGAGCTACTGGGTGTACTCGCTCACGCGCAACGCGGTGCCGGAGCAGAAGGCCGAGGCGCTCAGGAACGCCGACTGGATCTGGAAGACCGAGCAGTCCCTCGGCCTCGCCTTCGAGCACGCCGTCAACCATGCCGTGAACTCGGTGACGTGGCTGATCGTCTCGATGAACTACTACTACGCCACGCTGCACTTCATCGTGACCATCGGTGTGCTCGTGTGGCTGTACCGATGGCATCCGGGCCGTTACGCGGCGTTCCGCACGGTCCTGTTCGCCACCACCGCCGTGGCCCTGGTCGGTTACTACCTGTACCCGCTCGCGCCGCCCCGGCTCATGGACGGCCAGAACTTCGTCGACACCGTGCTGGTCCACCACACCTGGGGCTCGATGGCCTCGGGCAACCTCAAGCACGTGTCGAACCAGTACGCGGCGATGCCGTCGATGCACATCGGCTGGTCGCTCTGGTGCGGAGTGACCATCTTCCTGCTCGCCCGGGCGCCCTGGGCGAAGATCCTCGGCCTGCTCTACCCGGCGGCGACCCTCGTCGTCATCGTCTCCACCGCCAACCACTTCTGGATGGACGCGGTCGGCGGCATGCTCTGCCTCTCCTTCGGCTTCGCCGTCTCCTACTTCTGGTACGGCTCCCGCCCGCACCGGCTGCCGAAGCTGGTGGAGCCGGCGGCGTCGACCCCGCAGCGGAGCGGTCCGCCCCCGGCGGACGCGGGGACGGACCGTGAGAAGGAAACGGCCGAGGAGCCGGTCGGCTCCGGCAAGTGA
- a CDS encoding extracellular solute-binding protein encodes MRRGIAATALVAALGVTLAACGGSDSGSSGSKGSGELSGTVTWWDTSTVGSEDKVFKKVAEDFTKAHPKVTVKYVNVPFGEAQNKFKNAAQSGSGAPDVIRSEVAWTPEFADLGYLAPLDGTAALKNQDDFLKQAAASTKYKGKTYAVPQVIDSMGIFYNKKIFKEAGVQVPKTVDELKAVSAKIKQKTGKTGLYLRGDDAYWFLSFLYGEGGDLVDAPNKKVTIDSPAGVKAFKVVKDLVDSGAAKTDATDGWNNMQTAFKEGKVAMMINGPWAVADTYAGKEFADKANLGIAPVPAGSAGQGAPQGGHNLAVYAGSKNLDASYAFAEYMTSAETQAKISKELSLLPTRESVYLKSDVALNEQIAFFKPVVDKAVERPWIPETGSLFAPLVTEYTKVLTGQTTPEKGAKTVGDGYRKLLKDWK; translated from the coding sequence ATGCGGCGTGGCATAGCGGCTACCGCGCTGGTCGCGGCCCTGGGCGTGACCCTGGCGGCGTGCGGCGGCAGCGACAGCGGTTCCAGCGGTTCGAAGGGCTCGGGCGAGCTCTCCGGCACCGTGACCTGGTGGGACACCTCCACGGTCGGCTCCGAGGACAAGGTCTTCAAGAAGGTCGCCGAGGACTTCACCAAGGCGCACCCCAAGGTCACCGTCAAGTACGTGAACGTGCCCTTCGGTGAGGCGCAGAACAAGTTCAAGAACGCCGCGCAGTCCGGCTCCGGCGCGCCCGACGTCATCCGCTCCGAGGTCGCCTGGACCCCCGAGTTCGCCGACCTCGGCTACCTCGCCCCGCTGGACGGCACCGCCGCCCTCAAGAACCAGGACGACTTCCTCAAGCAGGCCGCGGCCTCCACCAAGTACAAGGGCAAGACCTACGCCGTCCCGCAGGTCATCGACTCCATGGGCATCTTCTACAACAAGAAGATCTTCAAGGAGGCCGGCGTCCAGGTCCCCAAGACCGTCGACGAGCTCAAGGCCGTCTCCGCCAAGATCAAGCAGAAGACCGGCAAGACCGGCCTGTACCTGCGCGGCGACGACGCCTACTGGTTCCTCTCCTTCCTGTACGGCGAGGGCGGCGACCTGGTCGACGCCCCCAACAAGAAGGTCACCATCGACAGCCCGGCCGGCGTGAAGGCCTTCAAGGTCGTCAAGGACCTGGTGGACTCCGGCGCGGCCAAGACGGACGCGACCGACGGCTGGAACAACATGCAGACCGCCTTCAAGGAAGGCAAGGTCGCCATGATGATCAACGGCCCGTGGGCCGTCGCCGACACCTACGCCGGCAAGGAGTTCGCCGACAAGGCCAACCTGGGCATCGCCCCGGTCCCGGCCGGCTCGGCCGGCCAGGGCGCCCCGCAGGGCGGCCACAACCTCGCCGTCTACGCGGGCTCCAAGAACCTCGACGCCTCCTACGCCTTCGCCGAGTACATGACCTCGGCCGAGACCCAGGCGAAGATCTCCAAGGAGCTCAGCCTCCTCCCCACCCGTGAGTCGGTCTACCTCAAGTCGGACGTCGCGCTGAACGAGCAGATCGCCTTCTTCAAGCCGGTCGTCGACAAGGCCGTCGAGCGCCCCTGGATCCCGGAGACCGGCAGCCTCTTCGCGCCGCTCGTCACCGAGTACACCAAGGTCCTGACCGGCCAGACCACCCCGGAGAAGGGAGCCAAGACGGTCGGCGACGGCTACCGCAAGCTCCTGAAGGACTGGAAGTAA
- a CDS encoding amidohydrolase, giving the protein MSAPDLVLVNARVRDPELTGHTAVAVHGGLITALGSDAEARTWTGPGTETVDLGGATLTPGLTDSHSHPVWGLEMFTGTDLSAVTDLEGLRAALRNAERRDGWILGFGLDHNVFGGRPVHHDLIEDVLGGAPAHLRLYDGHSVLVSATALKAAGIEGPRAFAQHSEIVCDADGRPTGHLVEHAAMDLMTPALPTQPYAERRDRLVELLSGMAATGLTAAHVMDLGGHDVPGLLAGIEEDGDLPVRLRLAPWCMPGATAEELDAFVRLQERAGRLWAIGGVKFFMDGTVEGGTAWLEHADCHGQGTDAFWPDPAAYSAAVRRLHRAGVGTATHAIGDAAVRHVLDTVESLGTGGPRHRIEHIETVPDDQLGRFAALGVVASMQPPHTAYTRADHTDEWSKRLGEERAARAWRCRDLRDAGAHLALGSDWPIAHYDARQVLATAQAPRGAASAHHGLTGLMALEGMTTHAAVAAGEETVAGRIAPGFRADLAAFAVDPVEAPADETAETPVRLTVAGGRITYRD; this is encoded by the coding sequence GTGTCCGCACCCGACCTCGTCCTCGTCAACGCCCGCGTCCGCGACCCCGAGCTCACCGGCCACACCGCCGTCGCCGTCCATGGCGGACTGATCACCGCCCTCGGCAGCGACGCCGAGGCCCGCACCTGGACCGGACCCGGCACCGAGACCGTCGACCTCGGCGGCGCCACCCTCACCCCCGGCCTCACCGACTCCCACAGCCACCCCGTCTGGGGCCTGGAGATGTTCACCGGCACCGACCTCTCGGCCGTCACCGACCTCGAAGGACTCCGCGCCGCCCTCCGGAACGCCGAACGCCGCGACGGCTGGATCCTCGGCTTCGGCCTCGACCACAACGTCTTCGGCGGCCGCCCCGTCCACCACGACCTCATCGAGGACGTCCTCGGCGGCGCCCCCGCCCACCTGCGCCTCTACGACGGACACTCCGTCCTCGTCAGCGCCACCGCCCTCAAGGCCGCCGGCATCGAAGGCCCCCGTGCCTTCGCCCAGCACTCCGAGATCGTCTGCGACGCCGACGGCCGCCCCACCGGGCACCTCGTCGAGCACGCCGCCATGGACCTGATGACCCCGGCCCTGCCCACCCAGCCGTACGCCGAGCGCCGCGACCGGCTCGTCGAGCTGCTCTCCGGCATGGCCGCCACCGGCCTCACCGCCGCCCACGTCATGGACCTCGGCGGACACGACGTCCCCGGCCTGCTCGCCGGCATCGAGGAGGACGGCGACCTGCCGGTCCGGCTCCGCCTCGCCCCCTGGTGCATGCCCGGCGCCACCGCCGAGGAGCTCGACGCCTTCGTACGGCTCCAGGAGCGGGCCGGACGCCTGTGGGCGATCGGCGGCGTGAAGTTCTTCATGGACGGCACCGTCGAGGGCGGCACCGCCTGGCTGGAGCACGCCGACTGCCACGGCCAGGGCACCGACGCCTTCTGGCCCGACCCGGCCGCGTACTCCGCCGCCGTACGCCGGCTCCACCGGGCCGGCGTCGGCACCGCCACCCACGCCATCGGCGACGCGGCGGTACGACACGTCCTCGACACCGTGGAATCCCTCGGTACGGGCGGTCCCCGCCACCGCATCGAGCACATCGAGACCGTTCCCGACGACCAGCTCGGCCGCTTCGCCGCACTCGGCGTCGTCGCCTCCATGCAGCCCCCGCACACCGCGTACACCCGCGCCGACCACACCGACGAGTGGTCCAAGCGGCTCGGCGAGGAGCGGGCCGCCCGCGCCTGGCGCTGCCGCGACCTGCGGGACGCGGGCGCGCACCTCGCGCTCGGCTCCGACTGGCCCATCGCCCACTACGACGCCCGGCAGGTCCTCGCCACCGCGCAGGCCCCGCGCGGCGCGGCCTCGGCCCACCACGGGCTCACCGGCCTGATGGCCCTGGAGGGGATGACCACGCACGCGGCGGTCGCCGCGGGGGAGGAGACGGTCGCGGGCCGGATCGCCCCGGGCTTCCGGGCCGACCTCGCCGCCTTCGCCGTGGACCCGGTGGAGGCCCCGGCGGACGAGACGGCGGAGACCCCGGTCCGGCTGACGGTCGCGGGCGGCCGGATCACGTACCGGGACTGA
- a CDS encoding glycoside hydrolase family 13 protein, producing the protein MTQHLATPAAAPTTGTHTGWWRDAVIYQVYPRSFADGNGDGMGDLEGIRSRLPYLKELGVDAVWLSPFYASPQADAGYDVADYRAIDPMFGSLLDADALIREAHELGLRIIVDLVPNHSSDQHEWFQRALREGPGSVLRERYHFRPGQGANGELPPNDWESIFGGPAWTRTENPDGTPGDWYLHLFAPEQPDFNWEHPAVRDEFRSILRFWLDMGVDGFRVDVAHGLVKAAGLPDIGAHDQLKLLGNDVMPFFDQDGVHEIYRSWRRILAEYDGERILVAEAWTPTVDRTANYVRPDEMHQAFNFQYLGTHWDAAELRAVIDASLDAMRPVGAPTTWVLSNHDVTRHATRFANPAGLGTQLREAGDRELGLRRARAATLLMLALPGSAYVYQGEELGLPDVTDLPDEVRQDPSFWRASGQDGFRDGCRVPIPWTVEGSSYGFGDGGSWLPQPATWSALSVEAQTGDPGSTLELYRSALAVRRERPELGAGDAVEWLEAPEGVLSFRRDGFVCTANTTGRAITVPLPGRYLLSNEEVDGSAVEGTVELPADTTVWWAV; encoded by the coding sequence ATGACCCAGCACCTCGCCACCCCCGCCGCCGCCCCGACCACCGGCACGCACACGGGCTGGTGGAGAGACGCGGTGATCTACCAGGTCTACCCGCGCTCCTTCGCCGACGGCAACGGCGACGGCATGGGCGACCTGGAGGGCATCCGCAGCCGGCTGCCGTACCTCAAGGAGCTCGGCGTCGACGCCGTCTGGCTCTCCCCGTTCTACGCCTCGCCGCAGGCCGACGCCGGCTACGACGTCGCCGACTACCGGGCCATCGACCCCATGTTCGGCTCGCTCCTCGACGCCGACGCCCTGATCCGCGAGGCCCACGAACTGGGCCTGCGCATCATCGTCGACCTGGTCCCCAACCACTCCTCCGACCAGCACGAGTGGTTCCAGCGCGCCCTGCGCGAGGGCCCCGGCTCGGTGCTCCGCGAGCGCTACCACTTCCGCCCCGGCCAGGGCGCGAACGGCGAACTCCCGCCCAACGACTGGGAGTCCATCTTCGGCGGCCCCGCCTGGACCCGTACGGAGAACCCGGACGGCACCCCCGGCGACTGGTACCTCCACCTCTTCGCCCCTGAGCAGCCCGACTTCAACTGGGAACACCCCGCCGTCCGCGACGAGTTCCGCTCCATCCTGCGCTTCTGGCTCGACATGGGCGTCGACGGCTTCCGCGTCGACGTCGCCCACGGCCTCGTCAAGGCCGCCGGCCTCCCGGACATCGGCGCCCACGACCAGCTGAAGCTGCTCGGCAACGACGTCATGCCCTTCTTCGACCAGGACGGCGTCCACGAGATCTACCGCTCCTGGCGGCGGATCCTCGCCGAGTACGACGGGGAGCGCATCCTCGTCGCCGAGGCCTGGACCCCCACCGTCGACCGCACCGCCAACTACGTGCGCCCCGACGAGATGCACCAGGCCTTCAACTTCCAGTACCTGGGCACCCACTGGGACGCCGCCGAACTCCGCGCCGTCATCGACGCCTCCCTCGACGCGATGCGCCCGGTCGGCGCCCCCACCACCTGGGTGCTGTCCAACCACGATGTCACCCGGCACGCCACCCGCTTCGCCAACCCGGCGGGCCTCGGCACCCAGCTCCGCGAGGCCGGCGACCGCGAACTCGGCCTGCGCCGCGCCCGCGCCGCGACCCTCCTCATGCTGGCCCTGCCCGGCTCCGCGTACGTCTACCAGGGCGAGGAGCTCGGCCTCCCGGACGTCACCGACCTGCCCGACGAGGTCCGCCAGGACCCGTCGTTCTGGCGGGCCAGCGGCCAGGACGGCTTCCGCGACGGCTGCCGCGTGCCGATCCCGTGGACCGTCGAGGGCTCCTCGTACGGCTTCGGCGACGGCGGCTCCTGGCTGCCGCAGCCCGCGACCTGGAGCGCCCTGAGCGTCGAGGCGCAGACCGGCGACCCCGGCTCCACCCTGGAGCTCTACCGCAGCGCCCTCGCCGTCCGGCGCGAGCGCCCCGAACTCGGTGCGGGCGACGCCGTCGAGTGGCTGGAGGCACCCGAGGGTGTGCTCTCCTTCCGCCGCGACGGCTTCGTCTGCACCGCCAACACCACCGGCCGGGCCATCACCGTCCCGCTGCCCGGCCGGTATCTCCTCTCCAACGAGGAGGTGGACGGCTCCGCCGTGGAGGGGACGGTGGAGCTGCCCGCCGACACCACCGTCTGGTGGGCGGTGTGA
- a CDS encoding LacI family DNA-binding transcriptional regulator encodes MTARLSDIAAQAGVSEATVSRVLNGKPGVAAATRESVLAALDVLGYERPVRLRQRSAGLVGLITPELDNPIFPALAQVIGQALTRQGYTPVLATQTPGGSTEDELTDMLVERGVAGIIFVSGLHADTTADMTRYDQLRGKGVPYVLLNGFSPKVQAPFVSPDDRAAMRLAVTHLAALGHTRIGLAVGPKRFVPVLRKIEGFQQGMQERLGLAPEESEALIQHSLYTLEGGQAAAGALISRGCTAVVCASDMMALGAIRAARQQGLDVPRDVSVVGFDDSPLIAFTDPPLTTIRQPVQAMGQAAVRALLEEVGGTPAPHSEFVFMPELVVRGSTASAPASSRTPS; translated from the coding sequence ATGACCGCGCGGCTCTCAGACATCGCAGCCCAGGCGGGGGTCAGTGAGGCCACAGTCAGCCGCGTGCTCAACGGCAAGCCGGGTGTGGCCGCCGCCACCCGCGAGTCCGTCCTTGCCGCGCTCGACGTGCTCGGCTACGAGCGGCCCGTACGGCTGCGCCAGCGCAGCGCGGGGCTCGTCGGCCTCATCACCCCCGAGCTGGACAACCCGATCTTCCCCGCCCTCGCCCAGGTCATCGGGCAGGCCCTGACCCGGCAGGGGTACACGCCGGTCCTCGCCACCCAGACCCCCGGCGGGTCCACCGAGGACGAGCTCACCGACATGCTGGTGGAGCGGGGCGTCGCCGGCATCATCTTCGTCTCCGGACTGCACGCCGACACCACCGCCGACATGACGCGCTACGACCAGCTGCGCGGCAAGGGCGTCCCGTACGTCCTCCTCAACGGCTTCTCCCCCAAGGTCCAGGCGCCGTTCGTCTCGCCCGACGACCGGGCGGCGATGCGCCTCGCCGTGACGCACCTGGCCGCGCTCGGCCACACCCGGATCGGCCTGGCCGTCGGCCCGAAGCGGTTCGTGCCGGTGCTGCGCAAGATAGAGGGCTTCCAGCAGGGCATGCAGGAGCGGCTCGGCCTGGCCCCCGAGGAGTCCGAGGCGCTGATCCAGCACTCCCTCTACACCCTGGAGGGCGGCCAGGCCGCGGCCGGGGCGCTGATCTCCCGCGGCTGCACGGCGGTCGTCTGCGCGAGCGACATGATGGCGCTCGGCGCGATCCGGGCGGCCCGGCAGCAGGGTCTCGACGTCCCCCGGGACGTCTCGGTCGTCGGCTTCGACGACTCTCCGCTCATAGCGTTCACCGATCCGCCGCTGACCACGATCCGGCAGCCGGTGCAGGCGATGGGGCAGGCCGCGGTCCGCGCGCTCCTGGAGGAGGTCGGGGGCACCCCCGCCCCGCACTCCGAGTTCGTCTTCATGCCTGAGCTGGTCGTTCGCGGTTCGACCGCATCGGCTCCGGCGTCCTCCCGCACTCCTTCCTGA